From Klebsiella electrica, the proteins below share one genomic window:
- a CDS encoding tautomerase family protein — MPFVNVQTIKGIMSPEQKNELLRRMTDLIVEIEGRGDPEFRRSVWVRIDEYEPEQWSLGGIQPTSEMIAAKFSSPRQS; from the coding sequence ATGCCTTTCGTCAATGTGCAAACCATTAAAGGAATTATGAGTCCGGAGCAAAAAAATGAGCTGTTACGTCGCATGACCGATCTGATCGTGGAAATTGAAGGCCGCGGCGATCCTGAATTTCGCCGCTCGGTATGGGTGAGGATTGATGAATATGAACCTGAGCAGTGGAGTCTGGGGGGAATACAACCCACATCTGAAATGATTGCGGCAAAATTCTCATCGCCACGGCAATCCTGA
- a CDS encoding winged helix-turn-helix transcriptional regulator: MSKDNSLPYLLPELCGLAAAAELLGDQWVLLILREAFYGVTRFETIRCHTKITKQTLANRLKKMTDLGLLCKIPYQEEGTRERYEYVLTPKGRSLAPILFSLMAWGHKNILHDDPHISLVDKASGEAVYGAFVSASGEVVEAKNIQIVACKS, from the coding sequence ATGTCAAAAGATAATTCACTGCCGTATTTGCTGCCTGAGCTGTGTGGGCTCGCGGCAGCCGCAGAACTGCTTGGCGATCAATGGGTTTTGTTGATTCTAAGAGAGGCTTTCTATGGTGTTACTCGCTTTGAAACGATACGTTGCCATACGAAGATAACGAAGCAGACCCTGGCGAACCGGTTAAAAAAAATGACAGACCTCGGCCTGCTTTGCAAAATCCCTTATCAAGAGGAAGGTACACGGGAACGCTACGAGTACGTTCTCACGCCAAAAGGGCGCAGCCTCGCACCGATCCTTTTTTCCCTGATGGCATGGGGGCATAAAAATATACTGCATGATGATCCCCATATTTCTTTAGTTGATAAAGCAAGTGGCGAAGCAGTATACGGAGCATTTGTCTCGGCCAGTGGCGAGGTTGTTGAGGCTAAAAATATACAGATAGTGGCTTGTAAAAGTTAA